A window of Mangifera indica cultivar Alphonso chromosome 13, CATAS_Mindica_2.1, whole genome shotgun sequence contains these coding sequences:
- the LOC123194981 gene encoding uncharacterized protein LOC123194981: protein MASSSNSSLPAVLVFNGVHYHIWVVKMKSFLQAADLWDVVEIDGNFPTMLENPTVAQIQLYKSETKKKSKTLSFLHSAIADNIFVKIVYCTTTKQVWEKLQQEYQGSKKTRTMKIITLKRQLENTRMNDTESVSQYSDRIMKLVNEMRILGKDLSEERIVAKVLVSLLEKFESKISSLEDSRDITSISLADLMSALVPQKQQRKMRKKFCYRKQEQQNLEPLVQQNQQLNVAEEEKNEEYLFMMMDAQKQNHSWIIDSGCTQHMTSNAKLFTHIEKSNGVVRMRNGEKVPITGKCTVALQTNSDSNGLEFKCVPMKNKSFVVDWNTIEPYALCSRHEDESLLWHKRLGHCNFNSIQLAQKKNFVSDLPSIEVSDKILEFSTNS from the exons ATGGCCTCTTCATCGAATTCTTCCTTGCCCGCCGTACTAGTTTTTAATGGAGTTCACTACCACATATGGGTAGTGAAAATGAAGAGTTTTTTACAAGCAGCTGATTTATGGGATGTTGTCGAAATAGATGGAAATTTTCCAACTATGCTTGAGAATCCTACGGTGGCTCAAATACAGTTGTATAAGTCAGAAACCAAGAAAAAGAGCAAGACTTTATCTTTCTTGCACTCTGCGATTGCTGACAATATTTTTGTCAAGATTGTGTACTGCACTACTACCAAACAAGTATGGGAGAAGTTGCAACAAGAATATCAAGGTTCAAAGAAGACTCGAACTATGAAGATAATCACATTGAAAAGACAACTTGAGAATACTAGAATGAATGACACGGAGAGTGTTTCACAATATTCAGATAGGATTATGAAATTGGTGAATGAAATGAGAATTTTGGGAAAAGATCTCTCTGAGGAAAGAATTGTAGCGAAAGTTCTTGTGAGTTTGCTAGAGAAGTTTGAGTCAAAAATTTCTTCTCTAGAGGATTCAAGAGATATCACTTCAATATCTCTTGCTGATTTGATGAGTGCTCTTGTGCCTCAAAAGCAACAAAGGAAGATGCGAA AGAAGTTTTGCTACCGAAAACAGGAGCAACAGAATCTAGAACCATTAGTTCAACAAAACCAGCAATTGAATGTtgcagaagaagagaaaaatgaagaatatttgtttatgatgATGGATgctcaaaaacaaaatcactCCTGGATTATTGATAGTGGGTGTACTCAACACATGACAAGTAATGCAAAGTTGTTCACTCATATAGAAAAGTCAAATGGAGTGGTTCGAATGAGAAATGGAGAAAAAGTGCCAATCACAGGAAAATGCACTGTGGCCTTGCAAACAAATTCag ACTCTAATGGTCTAGAATTTAAATGTGTTcctatgaaaaataaaagctttGTGGTGGATTGGAACACTATAGAACCTTATGCATTGTGTAGTAGACATGAAGATGAATCACTGCTTTGGCATAAAAGGTTGGGGCATTGTAATTTTAACTCTATTCAACTAGCACAGAAGAAAAATTTTGTGAGTGATTTACCCAGTATTGAAGTTAGTGATAAG ATTTTGGAGTTCAGCACCAATTCATAG